A region of Veillonellaceae bacterium DNA encodes the following proteins:
- the hutW gene encoding heme anaerobic degradation radical SAM methyltransferase ChuW/HutW produces the protein MDLRQYFDQLTPEKRVMQFGRKTDEPLRLAFDSKRVVHAGMGGSMVPPPMVQKVWQDMMAKPVEGHPTQMAYIHIPFCKTKCLYCPFFQNGTNQDEEDRYIDHLVKEIEMGADSPRLSSSPIHAVFIGGGTPTSLSPENAGRLLSTIQRCLPLANDYELTFEGRVHDLVPEKMDVWFKNGVNRMSLGVQSFDTKVRQAVGRIDDGETVFSRLQELMSYNQCAVVIDLMYGLPYQTMDVWHKDVETLVESGIDGADLYQLNVFEHSDLNLAIQRGKLPPAAPTQVQSAMFSYGKNYLDAQGYKRLSFCHWARNNRERSLYNTQARFGTHLFPFGCGAGGHVDGLSTMLDRRLPAYEKAIDEGRKPMMFLMNQSPNAHLEEDIQGQMNQSRLDLDKLIQREEKLASMEFLGPLWEDYGLWKHNGYLYQLTEAGQFWQVNMTQTLLESVNHLMGEETEIQHRRIAAQG, from the coding sequence ATGGATTTAAGACAGTATTTTGACCAGCTCACGCCCGAAAAGAGGGTGATGCAGTTCGGAAGGAAGACGGATGAGCCGCTCCGCCTGGCTTTCGATAGCAAGAGGGTCGTTCATGCCGGGATGGGCGGGAGCATGGTGCCGCCTCCTATGGTGCAGAAGGTCTGGCAGGATATGATGGCAAAGCCCGTGGAAGGGCATCCGACGCAGATGGCTTATATCCATATCCCCTTCTGCAAGACGAAATGCCTCTACTGCCCTTTCTTCCAGAACGGGACGAACCAGGACGAAGAGGACCGCTACATCGACCACCTGGTGAAGGAAATCGAGATGGGAGCCGATTCCCCTCGGCTTTCCAGCTCGCCCATCCATGCCGTATTCATCGGAGGCGGTACTCCGACCTCCCTCTCTCCTGAAAATGCAGGCCGCCTGCTTTCCACGATCCAGAGATGCCTTCCACTTGCCAATGATTACGAACTCACCTTCGAAGGCCGCGTGCATGATCTCGTGCCGGAGAAGATGGATGTATGGTTCAAGAACGGCGTGAACCGCATGTCGCTTGGCGTGCAGTCCTTCGATACGAAGGTGCGCCAGGCCGTGGGCCGCATCGACGATGGGGAGACGGTATTCTCCCGCCTGCAGGAGCTTATGTCCTACAACCAGTGTGCTGTCGTCATCGACCTCATGTACGGGCTGCCGTACCAGACGATGGACGTGTGGCACAAGGACGTGGAAACGCTCGTGGAATCAGGCATCGACGGTGCCGATCTCTACCAGCTGAATGTCTTTGAACACAGTGACCTCAATCTGGCCATCCAGAGGGGGAAACTCCCTCCGGCGGCACCGACACAGGTGCAGTCTGCCATGTTCTCCTATGGCAAGAACTACCTCGACGCACAGGGCTACAAGCGCCTCAGTTTCTGCCACTGGGCAAGGAACAACAGGGAGCGGAGCCTTTACAATACGCAGGCCCGCTTCGGCACGCACCTCTTCCCCTTTGGCTGCGGGGCTGGCGGCCATGTCGACGGTCTTTCCACCATGCTCGACCGCAGGCTTCCGGCCTATGAAAAGGCCATCGACGAAGGAAGAAAGCCGATGATGTTCCTGATGAACCAGTCGCCCAATGCCCATCTGGAAGAAGATATCCAGGGACAGATGAACCAGAGCAGGCTCGACCTTGATAAACTGATCCAGAGGGAAGAAAAACTGGCCAGCATGGAATTCCTGGGACCTCTGTGGGAAGACTATGGCCTTTGGAAGCATAACGGCTACCTGTACCAGCTGACCGAAGCCGGCCAGTTCTGGCAGGTCAATATGACGCAGACACTCCTTGAAAGCGTGAACCATCTCATGGGAGAAGAAACGGAAATCCAGCACAGGAGAATCGCCGCGCAGGGCTGA
- a CDS encoding nucleotide sugar dehydrogenase, with protein MKIAIAGTGYVGLSNAILLSQHHKVTAVDVIQEKVDMVNRKESPIVDDYIEDYLAHKDLDLTATMDGDSAYRDADLIVIAAPTNYDTETNHFDTSAVEAILSQIQRVGSKAIVIIKSTIPIGYTQEISAVYPDLSILFAPEFLREGKALYDNLYPSRIIVGIPKGKEALRPEAEKFAALEQEGAVRENIPVLITGSSEAESIKLFSNTFLAIRVAYFNEIDTYAEEKGLKTADIIKGMGYDPRIGDFYNNPSFSYGGYCLPKDTRQLLSNFEGIPETMIRAVVDSNETRKSGMIQQERQNNIINILGGHSYAM; from the coding sequence ATGAAAATCGCAATTGCAGGCACAGGCTACGTCGGCCTCTCCAATGCCATCCTCCTTTCCCAGCACCATAAGGTCACTGCCGTGGACGTCATCCAGGAAAAAGTGGATATGGTCAACAGGAAGGAATCCCCGATCGTCGACGATTACATCGAAGACTACCTGGCGCATAAGGATCTCGACCTCACCGCCACCATGGACGGCGACAGCGCATACAGGGACGCGGACCTGATCGTCATCGCCGCTCCGACGAACTACGACACGGAGACGAACCACTTCGACACATCGGCCGTCGAAGCCATCCTCTCCCAGATCCAGCGCGTCGGCTCCAAGGCCATCGTCATCATCAAATCCACCATTCCGATCGGATACACCCAGGAAATTTCTGCCGTCTATCCTGACCTTTCCATCCTCTTCGCACCGGAATTCCTCCGTGAAGGCAAAGCTCTCTACGACAACCTCTACCCGTCCCGCATCATCGTCGGGATCCCGAAAGGCAAAGAAGCCCTCCGCCCCGAAGCAGAAAAATTCGCAGCCCTGGAACAGGAAGGCGCCGTCCGCGAGAATATCCCGGTCCTCATCACAGGATCTTCCGAAGCAGAGTCCATCAAACTCTTCTCCAACACCTTCCTCGCCATCCGCGTCGCCTACTTCAATGAAATCGACACCTATGCCGAAGAAAAGGGCCTGAAGACCGCCGACATCATCAAAGGCATGGGCTACGACCCCAGAATCGGCGACTTCTACAACAACCCGTCCTTCAGTTACGGCGGATACTGCCTGCCAAAGGATACCCGCCAGCTCCTCTCGAACTTCGAAGGCATCCCGGAAACCATGATCCGCGCCGTCGTCGATTCCAACGAGACAAGGAAATCTGGTATGATTCAACAAGAAAGACAGAATAATATCATAAATATATTAGGAGGTCATTCTTATGCCATGTAA
- a CDS encoding IS3 family transposase, which translates to MESLCRLSKVSRAAYYGWLNHIKSGRELLREKVAQEVMKTHQEYPDMGYRRINDWIKKDDNININVSDSLVLRIMRILNIKSVIKYKTDGCTRNAKDPKYIFENLLNRDFDAGVSNARWMTDVTEFKYTTADGVLHKLYLSAIIDGHDRRIVSYVIGDRNNTALAFETMEKALKENPGEHPMIHTDRGFQYTSNGFHKIVEKAGLVHSMSRVGCCADNGLMEGFWGMLKRERYYTRKFTSRKAVVSMINGYIYFYNNKRIQRKLHLLAPMEVFNAAPMAA; encoded by the coding sequence ATAGAAAGTCTCTGCCGACTCTCAAAGGTCTCCCGGGCAGCTTATTACGGATGGCTGAATCATATTAAGAGCGGCCGTGAACTGCTGAGAGAAAAGGTCGCACAGGAGGTCATGAAAACCCATCAGGAATATCCGGATATGGGATACCGCCGGATTAACGATTGGATCAAGAAGGATGACAACATCAATATAAATGTAAGCGACAGTCTGGTTCTTCGTATCATGCGGATACTTAATATTAAGTCCGTGATCAAGTACAAGACCGATGGTTGCACTCGTAACGCAAAGGATCCAAAGTACATTTTTGAAAACCTGCTGAACCGTGACTTTGATGCCGGCGTGTCCAATGCAAGATGGATGACGGATGTCACTGAATTCAAGTACACAACTGCTGATGGAGTTTTGCACAAGTTATATTTAAGCGCGATTATTGACGGCCATGATCGCCGGATTGTCTCTTATGTCATCGGCGACAGGAACAATACTGCACTGGCTTTTGAGACAATGGAAAAGGCACTTAAAGAGAATCCTGGAGAACATCCAATGATTCATACCGACCGCGGATTCCAGTATACAAGCAACGGATTCCATAAGATTGTTGAAAAAGCAGGACTGGTTCACAGCATGTCCCGTGTAGGCTGCTGTGCAGACAACGGTCTGATGGAAGGGTTCTGGGGAATGCTGAAGCGCGAACGTTACTACACACGTAAATTCACCAGCCGTAAAGCAGTGGTAAGCATGATCAACGGCTACATCTACTTCTACAACAACAAACGCATTCAGCGCAAATTACATCTTTTAGCTCCAATGGAAGTATTCAACGCAGCTCCAATGGCTGCATGA
- a CDS encoding flavodoxin family protein encodes MKSIVLYSTRTGNTKMVAEAIASALPEGTPCRNIREMNESLSDYDCVFMGFWVDKGTADDASRKVLENLHNRHVAVFATAGVNPASSHAQDCLKNGASLLPEGKKPAGTFICQGKVDPKLIEAMYKRFPADNPHGRNPESEARHKEASTHPDAADLENAAAFARNVMNFIQAEK; translated from the coding sequence ATGAAAAGTATCGTTTTATATTCGACAAGGACCGGAAATACGAAGATGGTGGCAGAGGCGATCGCTTCTGCGCTGCCGGAGGGGACGCCCTGCCGCAATATCCGCGAGATGAACGAGTCTCTCTCTGATTATGACTGCGTCTTCATGGGCTTCTGGGTGGACAAGGGCACGGCCGATGATGCTTCCAGAAAGGTTCTGGAAAATCTCCATAACCGCCATGTAGCCGTCTTTGCCACTGCCGGTGTCAATCCGGCCAGCAGCCATGCGCAGGACTGCCTCAAGAACGGCGCTTCCCTTCTTCCTGAAGGAAAGAAGCCGGCAGGCACCTTCATCTGCCAGGGCAAAGTCGATCCTAAGCTGATCGAAGCGATGTACAAGCGCTTCCCGGCGGATAATCCGCATGGCAGAAATCCGGAAAGCGAGGCGCGCCATAAGGAAGCTTCCACTCATCCGGATGCAGCAGACCTTGAAAATGCAGCCGCTTTTGCCAGAAATGTGATGAATTTCATCCAGGCTGAAAAGTAA
- a CDS encoding metal-dependent transcriptional regulator, producing the protein MEVHEATEMYMKTILVLKKRLGTARSIDVANEMGYSKPTISIAMKKFRQEGLITVDESNCIHLTDAGQTIAERIYERHQVLSYILESMGVSEKHALDDACKIEHDISDETFTALKKEYDRLKKEETQK; encoded by the coding sequence ATGGAAGTACATGAAGCAACAGAAATGTATATGAAGACGATCCTCGTGTTGAAGAAGCGCCTTGGAACAGCGAGATCCATCGACGTGGCCAATGAAATGGGATATTCCAAGCCCACGATCAGCATTGCCATGAAGAAATTTCGCCAGGAAGGCTTGATTACGGTGGATGAATCTAACTGTATCCATCTGACGGACGCAGGGCAGACGATCGCTGAGCGGATCTATGAAAGGCATCAGGTCCTTTCTTACATTCTGGAATCCATGGGCGTTTCCGAAAAGCACGCCCTCGACGATGCATGCAAGATCGAGCATGATATCAGCGATGAAACCTTTACAGCTTTGAAGAAGGAATATGACAGGCTGAAAAAGGAAGAAACGCAGAAATAA
- a CDS encoding helix-turn-helix domain-containing protein: MLDQIASYLYQGVTITQAAENLHMSRITFRKWVLRYKEEGFKGLRPRQHLSYYSNQMKIQAVKEYLKGGVSMLSVCAKYRISGTLSLKTWIEAYNEHKLTDLVSEGGDLMGKRQQSVKEERVRIVQECIASGCDYNKIAKKYNMSYQTLYTWVKKFKEMGEVGLEDYRGKPIRLQTPRTEEEQLRQENARLLEEQKDLIAEIALLKKKMEIEERLRSSKDSALLTFSEILKP, encoded by the coding sequence ATGTTAGACCAGATTGCTTCATATCTCTATCAGGGTGTTACGATTACCCAGGCAGCTGAAAATCTTCATATGAGCCGCATAACATTCAGGAAATGGGTCCTCCGGTATAAAGAGGAGGGCTTTAAGGGATTGCGGCCCAGGCAGCATTTGTCTTACTACTCCAATCAGATGAAGATCCAGGCCGTAAAGGAATATCTTAAAGGCGGTGTTTCCATGCTTTCCGTCTGTGCCAAATACAGAATTTCCGGCACACTCTCCCTTAAAACATGGATTGAGGCGTATAATGAGCATAAGTTGACAGACCTCGTTTCTGAAGGAGGAGATCTTATGGGCAAACGCCAGCAATCGGTCAAGGAAGAGCGAGTCAGAATCGTTCAGGAGTGCATCGCCAGTGGATGCGATTATAACAAGATAGCCAAGAAGTACAACATGTCCTACCAAACGCTCTACACATGGGTAAAAAAGTTCAAGGAAATGGGCGAAGTTGGTCTTGAGGATTACAGAGGAAAGCCGATCAGGCTCCAAACGCCCCGGACCGAAGAAGAACAGCTGCGTCAGGAGAATGCCAGACTTCTTGAAGAACAGAAGGATCTTATAGCAGAGATTGCCCTGCTAAAAAAAAAGATGGAGATAGAGGAAAGGTTGCGTTCCTCGAAGGATTCAGCCTTACTCACCTTCTCAGAGATTTTAAAGCCATAA
- a CDS encoding YadA-like family protein, whose amino-acid sequence MTKETSSRKQHFRKGAAAALAALLLSTSAYAMAAAPSVTAGSGVNSIVIATETASADGQDSIAIGNDSKSSNDQTVAVGDTSEASGRKAVAIGYKASATDDHAVAVGSMAAASSTRTTAVGLLSQASGARSTALGSQAHADVEQGVAIGYASVSDRAGNSSNGYDPVTNASSTSSNMTWKGTYGAASVGNSGETRQITYVAAGEKDTDAVNVAQLKKLRTYATYQEGDGVTITDNSDGSHQISVAKGTMDQINTNTSDIASNKDSIDKNTKDIAANKDNIDKNTKDIASNKDSIDKNTKDIATNKDNISKNAADISVNKDNIAQNARDIRGLNREVRQVGAGAAALAGLHPVDFDPDSKWNVAVSGGSYKDQQALALGAFYHPNDDTLFSVGSTLGNDDNMVTVGASFKLGSKGNIEKINPSQAAKEITSLKKEVAELKAENKEQSETLAAQQKQLARQEILIQKLMAKTGVTE is encoded by the coding sequence ATGACAAAAGAAACCAGTTCCAGAAAACAGCATTTCCGGAAAGGCGCCGCTGCAGCTTTGGCAGCTCTTCTTCTTTCCACATCGGCCTATGCCATGGCAGCCGCTCCATCTGTTACCGCAGGAAGCGGGGTCAACAGCATCGTCATCGCAACCGAGACAGCCTCTGCGGATGGCCAGGATTCCATTGCGATCGGCAATGATTCCAAGTCTTCCAATGACCAGACCGTCGCTGTCGGCGATACGAGCGAGGCCAGCGGAAGAAAGGCCGTCGCCATTGGCTACAAGGCTTCCGCAACGGACGATCATGCCGTCGCTGTCGGATCCATGGCTGCCGCATCGAGCACCCGTACAACGGCTGTCGGACTTCTGAGCCAAGCGTCGGGAGCCCGCTCTACCGCTCTCGGCTCTCAGGCCCATGCCGATGTGGAGCAGGGCGTGGCTATCGGCTATGCCAGTGTTTCCGACCGGGCAGGAAATTCTTCCAATGGCTATGACCCGGTCACAAATGCTTCTTCTACGAGCAGCAATATGACCTGGAAGGGCACTTACGGGGCAGCGTCCGTGGGTAATTCGGGCGAAACCCGTCAGATCACTTATGTGGCGGCAGGGGAGAAGGATACGGATGCTGTCAACGTGGCACAACTGAAGAAACTCCGCACGTACGCGACCTATCAGGAAGGCGACGGTGTCACCATCACGGATAACTCCGATGGCAGCCATCAGATCTCGGTTGCCAAAGGAACCATGGATCAGATTAATACAAATACGTCTGATATTGCTTCGAACAAGGACAGCATCGACAAGAATACGAAAGACATCGCTGCAAACAAGGACAATATCGACAAGAACACGAAGGACATCGCTTCGAACAAGGACAGCATCGATAAGAACACGAAAGACATTGCGACGAACAAAGACAATATCAGCAAGAATGCCGCTGATATTTCAGTCAATAAGGACAATATCGCACAGAATGCCCGCGACATCCGCGGCCTGAACAGGGAAGTCCGTCAGGTCGGCGCAGGCGCAGCCGCTCTGGCCGGTCTCCATCCGGTCGACTTCGATCCGGACAGCAAGTGGAATGTGGCCGTTTCCGGCGGTTCCTACAAAGACCAGCAGGCCCTTGCTCTCGGCGCATTCTATCATCCAAACGACGATACCCTCTTCTCCGTAGGAAGCACACTCGGCAACGATGACAACATGGTCACCGTGGGCGCCTCCTTCAAACTGGGAAGCAAGGGAAATATCGAAAAGATCAACCCGTCTCAGGCTGCTAAGGAAATCACCAGCCTGAAGAAAGAAGTCGCTGAACTCAAAGCGGAAAATAAGGAACAGAGCGAAACACTCGCCGCACAGCAGAAACAGCTCGCCAGACAGGAAATCCTGATTCAGAAACTCATGGCAAAGACCGGAGTGACGGAATAA
- a CDS encoding YadA-like family protein, whose amino-acid sequence MGTAAAASTSESTEGTGSGTASPVSRMALTTSSTSAAGTRNTNSRNFGTTVLPTTPDNEAGVQNGDVIVIQNETEATNFTADDGNTAAVSPNGTLSILGDSKNTTTTVSGTTLSVALKDDISVTSVTTGNTKIDTTGVTIQNGPSMTSTGIDAGSKVVKNVANGEVSESSTDAVNGSQLYAVKNDISNQGNHLTQIDNRIGKLDSRINKAGANAAALAALHPLDFDPDDKWNFAAGVGHYHDANAAAVGAFYRPNEDVMLSIGAGFGNGENMLNAGIPFHVGQGKNSYPTSRKAMAKTIDNLNKTVAAQNEKIEKLEAMLEKQQAMIDKMAEKIGQ is encoded by the coding sequence GTGGGAACAGCAGCCGCGGCTTCCACAAGTGAAAGCACAGAAGGGACTGGCTCAGGTACAGCATCTCCTGTTTCCAGAATGGCCCTGACCACGAGCAGTACATCTGCAGCAGGGACTCGGAACACCAATAGCAGAAACTTTGGCACGACGGTCCTTCCGACGACTCCCGATAATGAAGCAGGTGTCCAGAACGGCGATGTCATCGTTATCCAGAACGAAACAGAAGCCACCAACTTCACGGCCGACGACGGAAACACAGCAGCAGTTTCCCCGAACGGCACACTCTCCATCTTAGGGGACAGCAAGAATACAACTACCACAGTTTCCGGAACGACCTTAAGCGTCGCTCTGAAAGATGATATTTCCGTAACAAGCGTTACGACTGGAAATACGAAGATTGATACGACGGGCGTCACTATCCAGAACGGGCCGTCCATGACAAGTACAGGCATCGATGCCGGCAGCAAAGTCGTCAAGAACGTTGCCAATGGCGAAGTGTCCGAATCTTCCACAGACGCTGTCAACGGCTCCCAGCTCTATGCCGTCAAGAATGATATCAGCAATCAGGGAAATCATCTGACCCAGATTGATAACCGCATCGGCAAACTCGACAGCCGCATCAATAAGGCAGGCGCCAATGCAGCAGCGCTCGCCGCTCTCCATCCGCTCGACTTCGATCCGGACGACAAATGGAACTTTGCGGCCGGCGTAGGCCACTACCATGACGCCAACGCCGCAGCCGTCGGAGCCTTCTACCGCCCGAACGAAGACGTCATGCTCAGCATCGGCGCAGGCTTCGGCAACGGAGAGAACATGCTGAACGCAGGCATTCCCTTCCATGTAGGACAGGGAAAGAACAGCTACCCGACCTCCAGGAAAGCCATGGCAAAGACCATTGATAACCTGAACAAGACCGTCGCAGCACAGAATGAAAAGATCGAAAAACTCGAGGCCATGCTCGAAAAACAGCAGGCCATGATCGACAAGATGGCTGAAAAAATCGGCCAGTAA
- a CDS encoding YadA-like family protein yields MTAGGINAGGRKVTNVAPGEISASSTDAVNGSQIHELKGSITNNTTHLTQLDNRVGDLDHRVNEVGAGAAALAGLHPVDYDPDSKWNVAVSGGSYKDQQALALGAFYHPNDDTLLSLGTTVGYNDNMVTVGASFKVGSKGNIRKINPFQAAKEITSPKKEVAAQNVRLAEQDEKLAAQDEKITAQDRRIEKLEAMLEKQQTLIQELSEKVSR; encoded by the coding sequence ATGACAGCAGGCGGCATCAATGCAGGCGGCAGGAAAGTGACAAACGTCGCACCTGGAGAGATTTCCGCATCGTCCACGGACGCCGTCAACGGCTCGCAGATTCATGAACTCAAGGGCAGCATTACCAATAACACGACCCACCTGACCCAGCTCGACAACCGCGTGGGCGACCTCGATCACCGCGTCAACGAAGTCGGCGCAGGTGCAGCCGCTCTGGCGGGCCTCCATCCGGTCGACTATGATCCGGACAGCAAGTGGAACGTCGCCGTCTCCGGTGGTTCCTACAAAGACCAGCAGGCCCTCGCCCTCGGCGCTTTCTATCATCCAAATGACGACACGCTCCTCTCCTTGGGAACGACCGTAGGTTACAACGACAACATGGTTACCGTCGGCGCCTCCTTCAAAGTAGGAAGCAAAGGAAATATCAGAAAGATCAATCCATTTCAGGCCGCTAAGGAAATTACCAGCCCGAAGAAAGAAGTCGCCGCGCAGAATGTAAGACTTGCTGAGCAGGATGAGAAACTCGCTGCCCAGGACGAGAAAATCACAGCGCAGGACCGCAGAATCGAAAAACTCGAGGCCATGCTTGAAAAACAGCAGACCCTCATCCAGGAACTTTCCGAGAAAGTCTCCCGCTGA